The following are from one region of the Chryseobacterium shigense genome:
- a CDS encoding TolC family protein gives MKKVWIIVFGLSCLGLSAQKKWSLRECVDYAVEHNLQVIQNQYSKQIQDSNLKMAKKEYLPSVSAGMSNSVSFGQLSLGTGSIRNDRFSNSANVGADILVYNNGRLEKNIRKIQFDVEASQYDIETIKNDISLQIAQQYLTVLLNKEIVKISQSAVENAQKQYDRAKITTQVGTTAQTILAEAEAALAREKQNLKTAEINVGRALFAIAQLLQLSDYKGFDVEDVTVSETLPAQLKSVDDVLTTAYENQPQIKAAESRIKSAEAQTEVTKTGFWPTLTANAGLSSFYNNLLNSRGNGTSSTDQIGFFQQYKDNFGQNVGLSLNIPIFNKGITRLQVEQSVINQSVAKNTLEQQKNAVRQNVQKAQFDVDANYETFLSAVETEKSTRLALEFADKSYAAGRSTIYDVNVARNNYANAQGSVAQAKYNYLFSLKLLNFYSGIPLTL, from the coding sequence ATGAAAAAAGTTTGGATTATCGTTTTTGGATTAAGTTGTCTGGGACTAAGCGCTCAGAAAAAATGGTCCTTAAGAGAATGTGTAGACTATGCTGTAGAGCATAATCTTCAGGTTATCCAAAATCAATATTCTAAACAAATTCAGGACTCTAACCTTAAAATGGCTAAGAAAGAATACCTGCCGTCCGTATCTGCAGGAATGTCTAATTCTGTAAGTTTTGGACAGCTTTCTCTGGGAACCGGAAGTATCAGGAATGATAGATTCAGCAACAGTGCTAATGTGGGAGCAGATATCCTGGTTTATAACAACGGCAGATTAGAAAAAAATATCAGAAAAATACAATTTGATGTAGAAGCCAGTCAATATGACATAGAAACCATTAAGAATGATATTTCCCTCCAGATTGCACAGCAATATCTTACAGTTCTTCTGAACAAAGAAATCGTTAAGATCTCCCAGAGCGCGGTAGAAAATGCACAAAAACAATATGACAGGGCAAAAATAACCACTCAGGTAGGAACTACTGCACAGACCATTCTTGCTGAAGCGGAGGCTGCTCTTGCAAGAGAAAAGCAAAACCTGAAAACAGCAGAAATTAATGTGGGAAGAGCTTTATTTGCTATTGCCCAGCTTCTTCAGCTTTCGGATTACAAAGGATTTGATGTGGAAGATGTAACTGTTTCTGAGACATTACCTGCCCAATTAAAATCGGTTGATGATGTGCTTACCACAGCTTATGAGAACCAGCCACAAATAAAGGCCGCAGAAAGCAGAATAAAATCAGCAGAAGCTCAGACGGAAGTTACCAAAACCGGATTTTGGCCGACATTAACTGCCAACGCCGGTCTTTCTTCCTTCTACAATAATCTGTTGAATAGCCGGGGTAATGGGACTTCCAGTACAGATCAAATCGGGTTTTTCCAGCAGTATAAAGATAATTTCGGACAGAATGTAGGACTTTCCCTGAATATTCCAATTTTTAACAAAGGAATTACCAGGCTGCAGGTAGAACAGTCCGTAATTAACCAAAGTGTTGCAAAAAATACACTCGAACAGCAGAAAAATGCAGTGAGACAAAATGTACAGAAAGCCCAGTTTGATGTGGATGCCAATTATGAAACTTTCCTTTCGGCAGTAGAGACGGAGAAAAGTACTAGGCTGGCTCTGGAATTTGCAGATAAAAGCTATGCAGCAGGAAGATCCACAATTTATGATGTGAATGTAGCAAGGAATAACTACGCCAACGCACAGGGATCGGTTGCGCAGGCAAAATACAATTATCTTTTCAGTCTTAAACTGCTGAATTTCTATTCAGGAATTCCATTAACTTTGTAA
- the mnmA gene encoding tRNA 2-thiouridine(34) synthase MnmA: protein MKVVVGLSGGVDSSVTAYLLQQQGHEVVALFMRNWNDASVTLEDECPWIEDSNDALMVAQKLGIPFQVIDMSDLYKERIVDYMFAEYEKGRTPNPDVLCNREVKFDVFMKTALSLGADKVATGHYAQVNSTFDENGKETFHLLAGKDDNKDQSYFLCQLSQDQLSKALFPIGELTKPRVREIAKEIGLVTADKKDSQGLCFIGKVSLPQFLQQQLVPKEGEIVEIFKDSPLFSAEKPEFSSKEKELEFLSQKIDYKKTDGKIIGKHQGAQFFTIGQSKGLGIGGHKESCFIISRDMENNILFVGEGHQFPGLHKKALKIDNSELHWVREDLRMKNGESMEVTAKIRYRQPLQKATLYQFEDVFYIEFEEAQSAIAEGQFAAWYIGEELIGSGVIG from the coding sequence ATGAAAGTAGTAGTAGGATTATCCGGAGGTGTAGACTCCAGTGTTACGGCATATTTGCTGCAACAGCAGGGCCATGAAGTAGTGGCTTTGTTCATGAGAAACTGGAATGATGCTTCCGTAACGCTTGAGGATGAATGTCCGTGGATTGAGGACAGCAATGATGCCCTGATGGTAGCCCAGAAGCTTGGAATTCCTTTTCAGGTGATCGATATGAGTGATCTTTATAAAGAACGTATCGTTGATTATATGTTCGCTGAATATGAAAAAGGAAGAACCCCGAACCCGGATGTCCTGTGCAACAGGGAGGTAAAATTTGATGTTTTTATGAAAACTGCATTGTCTTTAGGTGCTGATAAGGTGGCTACAGGGCATTATGCACAGGTTAACTCTACTTTTGATGAGAATGGTAAAGAAACTTTCCATTTACTGGCTGGGAAAGATGATAATAAGGACCAGTCTTACTTTCTGTGTCAGCTGAGTCAGGATCAACTGTCTAAAGCTCTATTTCCTATCGGGGAACTGACAAAGCCTCGGGTGAGGGAAATTGCCAAAGAGATTGGGCTTGTAACTGCTGATAAAAAAGATTCTCAGGGGTTATGCTTTATCGGAAAGGTAAGTCTTCCTCAGTTTCTGCAGCAGCAATTGGTACCAAAAGAGGGCGAAATTGTAGAAATTTTCAAAGATTCGCCATTATTTTCAGCAGAAAAACCTGAATTTTCTTCAAAAGAGAAAGAACTTGAATTCCTGTCCCAGAAAATCGATTATAAAAAAACCGATGGAAAAATAATTGGCAAACATCAGGGAGCTCAATTTTTCACGATCGGACAAAGTAAAGGGCTTGGGATAGGCGGACATAAAGAAAGCTGTTTTATCATCTCCAGAGATATGGAAAATAATATTCTTTTCGTAGGAGAAGGACATCAGTTTCCGGGATTGCATAAAAAAGCGCTGAAAATTGATAATTCTGAACTGCATTGGGTACGGGAAGATTTAAGGATGAAAAACGGTGAATCTATGGAAGTAACGGCAAAGATCAGGTACAGACAGCCTTTACAGAAAGCGACGCTTTACCAGTTTGAAGATGTTTTTTATATTGAATTTGAGGAAGCCCAATCTGCGATTGCAGAAGGACAGTTTGCAGCATGGTATATTGGTGAGGAACTGATCGGAAGCGGAGTGATCGGATAA
- a CDS encoding bifunctional folylpolyglutamate synthase/dihydrofolate synthase, whose amino-acid sequence MTTEQYQESVDWLFVQAPNYQIDGIKAYKPGLDNITRLCAFFGNPQEKIKCIHIGGTNGKGSSSNMLASVLQEAGYKVGLYNSPHLIDFTERIKVNGKNCSKEFVYNFIQQLKTLPEDILPSFFEFTTIMAFEYFYQQKVDFAIIEVGLGGRLDSTNIIKPLVAAITNVQLDHQNILGDTIEEIAAEKAGIVKNGIPIISGDENEAVKNIIRQKAEKEKAPFIDSTMVKSDLGSDLKGNYQTKNIRVVLALAEELKKLNVDISEENIKQGLLYVHRNTGFIGRWFEFSKDPLTICDTGHNQAGLEYVFSQLNSIDKHKHVILGFVNDKKIDEVMTLLPENSEFYFAKPSINRGRHPKDYENLLQEAKISYKIFNSVQEAYLSAKEQCTKEEMIFIGGSNFVVGEFLEKNLEISE is encoded by the coding sequence ATGACAACCGAACAATATCAGGAATCTGTCGACTGGCTTTTCGTACAGGCTCCCAATTATCAAATTGATGGCATTAAAGCCTATAAACCGGGATTGGATAACATCACCAGGCTATGTGCTTTCTTCGGAAACCCACAGGAGAAGATAAAATGTATCCATATCGGGGGTACGAACGGAAAAGGATCTTCAAGCAATATGCTGGCCTCTGTTCTTCAGGAAGCAGGATATAAAGTAGGCCTGTACAACTCTCCCCATCTTATAGATTTTACGGAACGTATCAAAGTAAACGGTAAAAACTGCAGTAAAGAGTTTGTTTATAATTTTATCCAGCAGCTGAAAACGTTACCTGAAGATATCCTCCCTTCTTTTTTTGAATTTACAACTATCATGGCTTTTGAATATTTCTACCAGCAGAAGGTAGATTTCGCTATTATTGAGGTAGGACTTGGCGGAAGGCTGGATTCAACAAATATCATTAAACCTCTGGTTGCTGCCATCACGAATGTACAGCTAGACCACCAGAATATTTTAGGTGATACGATTGAAGAAATTGCTGCAGAAAAAGCAGGAATTGTTAAAAATGGAATTCCCATTATTTCAGGAGATGAGAATGAAGCTGTTAAAAATATCATCCGGCAGAAAGCTGAAAAAGAAAAAGCTCCTTTCATTGATTCCACAATGGTAAAATCTGATCTGGGCTCCGATCTCAAAGGAAATTATCAGACAAAAAATATCCGTGTTGTGCTTGCCCTGGCAGAAGAATTAAAAAAACTGAATGTTGATATTTCTGAAGAAAATATTAAACAGGGGTTATTATATGTACACCGGAACACCGGATTTATCGGACGATGGTTTGAATTTTCAAAAGATCCTCTTACCATCTGTGATACCGGCCACAACCAGGCAGGATTGGAGTATGTATTTTCCCAGCTGAATTCCATTGACAAACATAAACATGTTATTTTGGGGTTTGTGAATGATAAAAAAATAGATGAAGTAATGACTCTCCTTCCTGAAAATTCAGAGTTTTATTTTGCAAAGCCGTCCATTAACCGGGGAAGGCATCCCAAAGACTATGAAAATCTTTTACAGGAGGCAAAAATTTCTTATAAAATTTTCAATTCGGTACAGGAAGCGTATCTTTCTGCAAAAGAGCAATGTACAAAAGAAGAAATGATTTTTATCGGCGGAAGTAATTTTGTCGTGGGAGAATTTTTAGAAAAAAATTTGGAGATTTCCGAATAA
- a CDS encoding SprT-like domain-containing protein: MSIQSLEKYLPQNTHKYLRIWFADHFIHIKVTRGRNSKLGDYRKLPDNSHEITVNSTLTPPLFFFVLTHELAHLIAFERYGRRISPHGNEWKETFRNMLLESLEVYDEDLRPIIVRFSKSPKANFMASPDLVRYFHTEKQDDSLNFIEELQKGEFFMYRNEKYLLEGLIKKNYLCKNLATGRKYSFKPLARVEKCRQEC, translated from the coding sequence ATGTCTATTCAGTCATTAGAAAAATATTTACCTCAAAATACCCATAAATACTTAAGGATCTGGTTTGCGGATCACTTTATTCATATTAAAGTTACCCGCGGAAGAAATTCTAAACTTGGGGATTACAGAAAACTTCCTGATAATTCCCATGAAATAACCGTCAATTCTACATTGACGCCGCCACTTTTTTTCTTTGTCCTTACCCATGAACTGGCCCATCTGATTGCTTTTGAAAGATATGGACGGAGAATATCACCACACGGAAATGAGTGGAAGGAAACATTCAGAAATATGCTTCTTGAAAGTCTTGAAGTATATGATGAGGATCTGAGGCCCATTATTGTAAGGTTTTCGAAATCTCCGAAAGCCAATTTCATGGCCAGTCCGGACCTTGTAAGATATTTTCATACTGAGAAACAGGATGATAGTCTGAATTTTATTGAAGAGCTTCAGAAAGGAGAATTTTTTATGTACCGGAATGAAAAGTATTTGTTAGAAGGACTGATTAAAAAAAACTATCTTTGTAAGAATCTGGCTACAGGAAGAAAGTATTCTTTCAAGCCTCTGGCTAGGGTTGAAAAATGTAGGCAAGAATGTTAA
- a CDS encoding glycosyltransferase, producing MKKKIITSAFSNLYTDQRIEKVCRTLHEAGYQVELIGNDWKGAEHMERPYPFSRIHLSSGNLKTGYFEFNWKLYHQLKEKADQNTILHANDVDALLPNYLIAKKLNIPLVFDSHEIFSEMPAIQGKMSQKIWRYLEKKVIPNLKFMITASGSYAKWFQKKYGIDPVVIQNAPKKQDFTMEIPENNPKIFLYQGSINPFRGIDKAILAMHHLDGVVFKIAGDGPRKDEYEDLVKKEKLGHKVQFLGKLKPDDLRKITVTADVGMSIEENGGESYFYSLPNKVLDCIQSRVPLILANLPEMQNIMNQFDVGEIVKDHQPENIAAAVKNVLEKGRKNYQHELEKASGAFCWENEEIKLLKVFEKASE from the coding sequence ATGAAGAAAAAAATAATTACATCTGCTTTCAGTAACCTGTATACAGACCAGCGTATCGAAAAGGTCTGCAGAACCTTACATGAGGCGGGATACCAGGTGGAACTTATTGGGAACGACTGGAAAGGAGCAGAACATATGGAGCGTCCTTATCCTTTTTCCAGGATACATTTATCTTCCGGGAATTTAAAAACAGGATATTTCGAATTTAACTGGAAATTATACCATCAGCTAAAGGAAAAAGCAGATCAGAATACCATTCTTCATGCCAATGATGTTGATGCTTTGCTGCCCAATTACCTTATTGCCAAGAAATTAAATATTCCTTTGGTTTTCGACAGTCATGAAATTTTTTCAGAAATGCCTGCAATTCAGGGCAAAATGTCACAAAAAATTTGGAGATACCTGGAAAAGAAGGTAATTCCCAATCTTAAATTCATGATTACGGCGAGCGGAAGCTATGCAAAATGGTTTCAGAAAAAATACGGAATTGACCCTGTTGTTATTCAGAATGCGCCAAAAAAACAAGATTTTACTATGGAAATCCCGGAGAACAATCCTAAAATATTTTTGTATCAGGGATCAATTAATCCTTTCCGGGGGATTGACAAGGCTATTCTGGCAATGCATCATCTGGATGGGGTAGTTTTTAAAATTGCAGGGGACGGACCAAGAAAAGATGAATATGAAGATCTTGTTAAAAAAGAAAAACTTGGCCATAAAGTACAGTTTCTTGGAAAATTAAAACCGGACGATCTAAGGAAGATAACGGTAACGGCAGATGTGGGAATGAGTATCGAAGAAAACGGTGGAGAAAGCTACTTCTACTCACTTCCGAACAAGGTTTTAGATTGTATCCAGTCCCGCGTACCTTTGATACTGGCGAATCTTCCTGAGATGCAGAACATCATGAACCAGTTTGATGTAGGGGAGATTGTTAAAGATCATCAGCCTGAAAATATTGCTGCTGCCGTGAAAAATGTTCTTGAAAAAGGAAGAAAAAACTACCAGCATGAACTTGAAAAGGCATCCGGTGCTTTCTGCTGGGAAAATGAAGAAATAAAACTATTGAAAGTTTTTGAAAAGGCATCAGAATAA
- a CDS encoding uroporphyrinogen decarboxylase — translation MNPEITTYIGYSASIFIVLSFILKDIRKIRIVNMIGCICFVIYGIFNGMLWPVIIPNGLICFIQVYHLLAGNKK, via the coding sequence ATGAATCCCGAAATTACTACCTATATCGGTTATTCCGCATCAATATTTATAGTCCTCAGCTTTATACTGAAAGATATAAGAAAAATTAGAATAGTCAATATGATAGGCTGTATCTGCTTTGTCATTTATGGTATTTTTAATGGAATGCTCTGGCCTGTGATTATTCCAAACGGGTTAATTTGCTTTATTCAGGTTTATCATTTACTGGCTGGAAACAAAAAGTAA
- a CDS encoding glycosyltransferase family 9 protein — protein sequence MTRILAYRFSAFGDVAMTAPVFREFLEQNPDVEIVMVSRKNFEGLFADIPNVTFKGINLDDYKGVFGLRRLANELAKEFNPDLVANLHDVIRTKILDRILRRKGFKVFKINKGKEEKEELTDVWNLNKVQLKKTVERYADVFRAMGFQVELSHRLRPVPGVKSGIGLAPFAQHKGKMLPLEKSYELAKILAQNHTVYFFGGGKKETETLEKWENEIPNTKSLSGKLNLSEELQKISGLELMISMDSANMHLASLMGTRCISVWGATHPYAGFLGFGQSESDVIQVKDLTCRPCSVFGDKECYRGDWACLEELNVQKIVKAVNS from the coding sequence GTGACCAGAATTCTAGCATATCGTTTTTCTGCTTTTGGCGATGTCGCGATGACGGCGCCTGTTTTTAGGGAATTTCTGGAACAGAATCCGGATGTGGAAATCGTTATGGTTTCCAGAAAGAATTTTGAGGGTTTATTTGCTGATATTCCGAATGTTACATTTAAAGGAATCAACCTTGATGATTATAAAGGTGTCTTTGGATTGAGAAGGCTTGCCAATGAACTGGCCAAAGAATTTAATCCTGATCTTGTAGCTAATCTTCATGATGTAATCAGAACCAAAATCCTGGACAGAATTTTGAGAAGGAAAGGATTTAAAGTTTTTAAAATCAACAAAGGTAAAGAAGAAAAAGAAGAACTTACAGATGTCTGGAACCTGAATAAAGTTCAGCTAAAAAAAACCGTTGAGCGTTATGCAGATGTTTTCCGTGCCATGGGGTTTCAAGTAGAGCTTTCTCATAGGCTCAGACCGGTTCCGGGAGTGAAATCAGGAATAGGACTGGCTCCTTTTGCACAGCATAAAGGAAAAATGCTTCCCCTGGAAAAATCCTACGAACTGGCAAAAATCCTGGCTCAGAATCACACTGTATATTTCTTTGGAGGAGGTAAAAAAGAAACGGAGACCCTTGAAAAATGGGAAAATGAGATTCCTAATACGAAAAGCCTTTCAGGAAAATTAAACCTTTCAGAAGAACTTCAGAAGATCTCCGGACTGGAGCTTATGATCTCTATGGATTCTGCCAATATGCACCTCGCAAGTCTTATGGGAACCAGGTGTATATCCGTTTGGGGTGCAACTCATCCTTATGCGGGATTTCTGGGCTTCGGGCAGAGTGAAAGTGATGTTATACAGGTGAAGGATCTTACCTGCAGACCTTGCTCTGTTTTTGGGGATAAAGAATGCTATCGTGGCGATTGGGCCTGTCTTGAGGAACTTAATGTTCAGAAAATAGTGAAAGCTGTTAATTCCTGA
- a CDS encoding SufE family protein, producing MTIKQKQQEIIDEFAFLDDWEQKYEYIIDLGKELKGLPEDRKTDDNLIKGCQSKVWIDAEFKDGKLFFNADSDGILPKGIVSLLVSIYSGHSTQEILDSDFEFISEIGLQEFLSPSRANGLMAMTKQIKFYAVAYQLKS from the coding sequence ATGACCATTAAACAAAAACAGCAGGAAATAATCGACGAGTTTGCATTTCTGGATGACTGGGAACAAAAATATGAGTATATTATTGATCTTGGAAAAGAACTGAAAGGACTTCCCGAAGACCGCAAAACCGATGATAATTTAATCAAAGGCTGTCAGAGTAAGGTATGGATTGATGCCGAATTCAAAGATGGTAAACTTTTTTTTAATGCAGATTCTGACGGGATTCTTCCTAAAGGAATCGTTTCTCTTTTAGTGAGCATTTACAGTGGTCACTCTACCCAGGAAATCTTAGATTCTGATTTTGAATTTATTTCAGAGATCGGACTTCAGGAGTTTCTTTCACCATCCAGGGCAAATGGCTTGATGGCGATGACAAAACAAATTAAATTTTACGCAGTTGCCTATCAGCTAAAATCGTAG
- a CDS encoding mannose-1-phosphate guanylyltransferase, protein MLKSDRYCVIMAGGIGSRFWPMSTQKFPKQFQDILGTGRTMIQQTYDRISRIIPKEQIFVITNKEYVALSHQQLPEVPEENIVGEPLMKNTAACNLYMANKIAEINPDATMIVLPADHLILKEDVFLEKVELAFDLAAKHEYLVTLGITPTRPDTGYGYIQFVEKKGSDYFKVKTFTEKPILEIAQSFLESGDFLWNAGIFIWNVKSIHHAFEMYLPEMMQHFMACEYNSAKENSCIETIYPKVQKISIDNGILEKAKNVYVIPSDLGWSDLGTWTSVYENTEKDKDGNAVNLKYFLNYNSKGNIIRLKNNNKAVIIDGLEDFIVVDTDKALLICPRENNQLIKDYVLDLKSFKKGDKFM, encoded by the coding sequence ATGTTAAAATCAGATAGATACTGTGTCATCATGGCGGGAGGAATCGGGAGCCGGTTCTGGCCTATGAGTACACAGAAATTTCCAAAACAGTTTCAGGATATTTTAGGAACAGGGCGTACCATGATTCAGCAGACTTATGACAGAATCAGCCGCATCATTCCTAAAGAGCAGATATTCGTAATCACGAATAAAGAATACGTTGCGCTTTCCCATCAGCAGCTTCCGGAAGTTCCTGAAGAGAATATTGTGGGCGAGCCTCTTATGAAAAATACGGCAGCCTGTAACCTGTATATGGCGAACAAGATTGCTGAAATTAACCCGGATGCAACAATGATTGTTCTTCCGGCAGATCATTTGATTTTAAAAGAAGATGTATTCCTGGAGAAAGTGGAACTGGCTTTTGACCTTGCTGCAAAACATGAATATCTGGTAACTTTGGGAATTACCCCTACAAGACCTGATACAGGCTACGGATACATTCAGTTCGTAGAAAAGAAAGGTTCAGATTATTTTAAAGTAAAAACCTTTACGGAAAAACCTATTCTTGAAATTGCACAAAGCTTTTTGGAAAGTGGGGATTTCCTCTGGAATGCAGGAATATTTATCTGGAATGTAAAAAGTATTCACCATGCATTTGAAATGTACCTTCCCGAAATGATGCAGCACTTCATGGCCTGCGAATATAATTCTGCGAAGGAAAACAGCTGCATTGAAACCATTTATCCGAAAGTCCAGAAAATTTCTATCGATAACGGAATTCTGGAAAAAGCAAAGAATGTTTATGTAATTCCGTCAGATTTAGGCTGGAGCGATTTGGGAACATGGACTTCGGTGTATGAGAACACGGAAAAGGATAAAGATGGAAATGCCGTAAATCTGAAATATTTCCTGAACTATAATTCCAAAGGAAATATTATACGTTTAAAAAATAACAATAAAGCCGTGATCATTGACGGGCTTGAAGATTTTATTGTTGTAGACACAGATAAAGCATTGTTGATTTGCCCGAGAGAGAACAATCAGCTCATCAAAGACTATGTTCTTGATCTGAAAAGTTTTAAGAAAGGAGATAAATTCATGTAA
- a CDS encoding ATP-dependent Clp protease ATP-binding subunit has translation MDYKFSQGLSQVFKQSKSEAKRLKSEFLNTEHLLLGIIKTENSAKEILQNLNADLTQIRRKIETLNTASLNPISEEVTNISFTKMADHAIKRAELECRQYKSNEINTVHLLLGILYKYEDPTSNILGAYDIDYEGVSKEYQTMLKNSGQSPQMSAYDDDDEREEFEQMRKPTGNLGSAKSKTPTLDNFGRDLTSLARDGKLDPVIGREKEIERVSQILSRRKKNNPLLIGEPGVGKSAIAEGLALRIQQKKVSRVLYGKRVITLDLASLVAGTKYRGQFEERMKAIMTELEKNRDVILFIDELHTIVGAGSSTGSLDASNMFKPALARGEIQCIGATTLDEYRQYIEKDGALERRFQKVMVEPTSIDETIQILNQIKDKYEEHHNVVYTPEAILACVNLTSRYITDRFLPDKAIDAMDEAGSRVYIKNMKVPTEIIDFEKKIEDIKEMKQKAVKAQDYLEARKLKDEEERLQMELNVAQEKWDKDVKEKKETVTEENVAEVVSMMSGVPVTKVGKNELDKLAQMDEKLNGKVIGQEDAVKKVVKAIQRNRAGLKDPNRPIGTFIFLGTTGVGKTELAKVMARELFESDESLIRIDMSEYMEKFAVSRLVGAPPGYVGYEEGGQLTEAVRRKPYAVVLLDEIEKAHPDVFNILLQILDEGHVTDSLGRKIDFRNTIIILTSNIGTRDLKDFGDGVGFGTSAKKTTSDTRARSTIENALKKAFAPEFLNRIDDIVIFNSLVQDDIKKIIDIELNKLYGRLEKLGYKVELTDEAKDFISEKGWDKDFGARPLKRAIQKYIEDLLAEMLVNKQLSEGETVILDLNDAKDALVGKAPKTKKTTEKSSQS, from the coding sequence ATGGATTATAAGTTTTCACAAGGTTTGAGCCAGGTGTTCAAACAAAGCAAAAGCGAAGCTAAAAGGCTCAAAAGTGAATTTCTTAATACAGAACATCTACTTTTAGGTATTATAAAAACAGAAAACTCTGCAAAAGAAATCCTTCAAAACCTTAATGCGGATTTAACACAAATCAGAAGAAAAATTGAAACTCTAAATACAGCAAGTCTTAATCCTATTTCTGAGGAGGTTACTAATATTTCTTTCACCAAGATGGCAGATCATGCAATCAAACGTGCTGAACTGGAATGCAGACAATACAAAAGCAATGAAATTAATACCGTTCACCTGCTTTTAGGCATTCTATACAAATATGAGGACCCTACTTCAAATATTCTGGGAGCTTACGACATAGATTATGAAGGAGTTTCAAAAGAGTACCAGACCATGCTTAAAAATTCCGGGCAGTCACCACAGATGAGTGCTTATGATGATGACGATGAAAGAGAGGAATTCGAGCAGATGAGAAAGCCTACAGGAAATTTAGGCTCTGCAAAAAGCAAAACTCCTACCCTGGATAACTTCGGCAGAGATTTGACTTCTTTGGCAAGGGATGGAAAATTAGACCCTGTAATCGGGCGTGAGAAAGAAATTGAGAGAGTTTCTCAGATTTTATCAAGAAGAAAGAAAAACAACCCACTTCTTATCGGTGAACCCGGAGTTGGTAAATCTGCCATTGCAGAAGGACTGGCTTTAAGAATTCAGCAGAAGAAAGTTTCAAGGGTTCTTTACGGAAAACGAGTGATCACGCTGGATCTGGCAAGTTTAGTTGCCGGAACTAAATACCGTGGCCAGTTTGAAGAAAGAATGAAAGCGATCATGACCGAGCTGGAGAAAAACAGAGATGTAATCCTGTTCATAGATGAGCTTCATACCATTGTAGGGGCAGGAAGTTCTACAGGAAGTTTAGATGCTTCCAATATGTTCAAACCAGCTTTGGCAAGAGGTGAAATTCAATGCATCGGGGCTACTACCCTGGATGAATACCGTCAGTATATTGAGAAAGACGGAGCTTTGGAAAGAAGATTCCAGAAAGTAATGGTGGAACCTACTTCCATTGATGAAACGATCCAGATCCTGAACCAGATTAAAGATAAGTACGAAGAGCATCATAATGTAGTGTATACTCCGGAAGCTATCCTGGCGTGTGTCAATTTGACATCGAGATACATTACGGACCGTTTCTTACCGGATAAGGCTATTGATGCCATGGACGAGGCAGGTTCCCGTGTTTATATTAAAAACATGAAAGTTCCAACCGAAATCATTGATTTTGAGAAAAAAATCGAGGATATCAAAGAAATGAAGCAGAAAGCTGTAAAAGCTCAGGATTACCTTGAAGCCAGAAAGCTTAAAGATGAAGAAGAACGTCTTCAAATGGAACTGAATGTAGCTCAGGAAAAGTGGGACAAAGACGTAAAAGAGAAGAAAGAAACCGTAACGGAAGAAAATGTAGCGGAAGTGGTTTCTATGATGAGTGGTGTTCCGGTAACGAAAGTCGGCAAAAATGAGCTTGATAAATTAGCTCAGATGGACGAAAAGCTGAACGGAAAAGTAATCGGCCAGGAAGATGCTGTGAAAAAAGTTGTTAAGGCAATTCAAAGAAACAGAGCTGGTCTTAAAGATCCGAACCGCCCAATCGGTACATTCATTTTCTTAGGAACAACCGGAGTTGGTAAAACCGAGCTTGCGAAAGTAATGGCTAGAGAGCTTTTCGAGTCCGATGAATCCCTGATCCGAATTGACATGAGTGAATACATGGAGAAATTCGCAGTTTCCAGATTAGTTGGAGCGCCTCCGGGATACGTTGGATATGAAGAAGGCGGACAGTTAACTGAAGCGGTAAGAAGAAAGCCTTATGCTGTGGTTCTTCTGGATGAGATTGAAAAAGCTCACCCTGATGTATTCAATATCCTGTTACAGATCCTGGATGAAGGACACGTTACAGACAGTTTAGGAAGAAAAATTGATTTCAGAAATACAATTATCATCCTTACTTCAAACATCGGAACAAGAGATCTTAAGGATTTCGGAGACGGTGTAGGATTTGGAACTTCTGCAAAGAAAACAACTTCAGACACAAGAGCAAGAAGCACTATTGAGAACGCTCTTAAGAAAGCATTTGCTCCTGAGTTCTTAAACAGAATTGATGATATTGTGATCTTCAACTCTCTTGTACAGGATGATATCAAGAAAATTATTGATATTGAACTGAACAAACTTTATGGCAGACTTGAAAAATTAGGCTATAAAGTAGAGCTAACAGATGAGGCAAAAGACTTTATTTCTGAAAAAGGATGGGATAAAGATTTCGGTGCAAGACCATTAAAACGTGCTATCCAGAAATATATTGAAGACTTATTGGCAGAAATGCTCGTAAACAAGCAGTTATCTGAAGGAGAAACCGTGATTTTGGATCTTAATGATGCAAAAGATGCATTAGTTGGAAAAGCTCCGAAAACAAAAAAAACGACTGAGAAGTCTTCTCAATCTTAA